A region of Amyelois transitella isolate CPQ chromosome 11, ilAmyTran1.1, whole genome shotgun sequence DNA encodes the following proteins:
- the LOC106134948 gene encoding glucose-fructose oxidoreductase domain-containing protein 1, with product MLPGIGVFGTGAIAKVLVPFLREKGFSVEAIWGVTLQEAETAAKELEIPFFTNKIDDVLLKKNVNLVFIVCAPNLHAQISVKALGIGKHVVCDKPAGLCQAEALKMVRAAQYYPTLISIINHSLRFLPAFSHMRKSIQEGYLGDPEELTLIDVRVQMGPLLGDSYNWLCDDTMGGGSLTLVGSHVIDLVTFLTGQKVVKVHGVLRTFVDETPKVSGIRKITAPDFCTFQLQMDKGLLVTTTVNNHLPGPCFNQEIYVCSKKGYLVVRGGDLHGKLHKINTKNITEDEGKRPHDKEEVIYVDVEDLSCASSVVPKPYIKGLCKMISALKEAFLPVKEQMDWVKEPVRAAATFEDGQRVQATMEALRQSNEDGCWTTVHLLTEPPDPNPALSAAVRRTAISLQ from the coding sequence ATGCTACCAGGCATTGGCGTCTTCGGTACAGGCGCTATAGCTAAAGTCCTGGTCCCATTTCTTAGAGAAAAAGGGTTCTCAGTTGAAGCGATATGGGGAGTCACCCTGCAAGAAGCCGAAACAGCAGCCAAGGAGCTAGAGATCCCATTTTTTACCAACAAAATAGATGATGTTCTTCTAAAGAAAAATGTCAATCTTGTGTTTATAGTATGCGCCCCAAATTTGCATGCTCAAATATCTGTGAAGGCTCTGGGCATAGGAAAACATGTCGTTTGTGATAAGCCGGCTGGTCTTTGCCAGGCTGAAGCCCTGAAAATGGTTCGGGCAGCACAGTATTACCCTACTCTAATCTctataataaatcattcacTTAGATTCTTGCCAGCATTTAGTCACATGAGAAAGAGTATTCAAGAAGGATACCTGGGTGATCCAGAGGAATTGACTTTGATAGATGTGAGAGTACAAATGGGGCCTTTGTTAGGTGACAGTTACAACTGGTTATGTGATGACACAATGGGAGGAGGTTCTCTAACTTTAGTCGGGAGTCATGTAATTgatttagttacctttctcacAGGCCAAAAAGTTGTCAAAGTCCATGGTGTATTGAGGACTTTTGTGGATGAAACACCTAAAGTGTCAGGTATAAGAAAGATTACTGCACCagatttttgtacatttcaaTTACAAATGGACAAGGGTTTATTGGTGACAACCACCGTAAACAACCATTTACCAGGCCCTTGTTTCAATCAAGAGATTTATGTTTGCAGCAAAAAAGGTTACTTGGTGGTGCGAGGAGGAGACTTGCATGGGAAACTGCACAagattaatacaaaaaatattactgaaGATGAAGGAAAGAGGCCTCATGATAAGGAAGAAGTGATTTATGTTGATGTTGAAGATTTAAGTTGTGCTTCTAGTGTAGTTCCAAAACCATATATAAAAGGTCTTTGTAAAATGATTAGCGCCTTGAAAGAGGCATTTTTGCCAGTCAAAGAACAAATGGATTGGGTGAAAGAGCCAGTGAGGGCTGCGGCAACATTTGAAGACGGGCAGAGAGTCCAGGCTACTATGGAGGCTCTACGGCAATCAAATGAAGATGGCTGTTGGACTACAGTACACCTGTTGACGGAGCCACCTGACCCAAACCCAGCTTTATCTGCTGCCGTGAGACGCACCGCCATATCATTGCAATAG
- the LOC106135021 gene encoding 10 kDa heat shock protein, mitochondrial: MSGAMKRLIPLLDRVLIKRAEAVTKTAGGIVIPEKAQSKVLHGEVVAVGPGSRKENGEFIPVLVKVGDKVLLPEYGGTKVSLDNDEKEYHLFRESDILAKIDN; the protein is encoded by the coding sequence ATGTCTGGAGCTATGAAAAGACTTATTCCCCTTTTGGATCGCGTCTTGATCAAAAGAGCAGAAGCTGTAACCAAGACTGCTGGTGGCATCGTCATTCCAGAGAAAGCACAGTCGAAGGTATTGCATGGAGAAGTAGTTGCTGTAGGACCAGGATCCAGAAAAGAAAATGGCGAATTCATCCCAGTTCTAGTCAAAGTTGGAGACAAGGTTCTTCTACCAGAATACGGCGGCACCAAAGTATCGTTGGACAACGATGAGAAGGAATACCATCTGTTCAGAGAATCTGACATTTTGGCCAAGATCGACAACTGA
- the LOC106134978 gene encoding neurogenin-1 encodes MPRKRANRSPPVEKLSDEADDDDYFFDDSQSSSGRSTQEPQHRNAANARERARMRVLSKAFCRLKTTLPWVPADTKLSKLDTLRLAASYIAHLRALLHEPRSAHTPPHPLSLAWPFAFQHGGSISCSISQRWNVNQGNESSRMETQQRPCNVPNGACNENYTQDYCENEYEERCYEDLTKESCGQVQYCEYGYNENYYNMRN; translated from the exons ATGCCGAGGAAACGCGCCAATAGATCTCCCCCTGTCGAAAAACTGTCGGATGAAGCTGATGACGATGACTACTTCTTTGATGACTCTCAATCTAGTTctg GTCGAAGTACACAGGAGCCCCAACACAGAAACGCGGCGAACGCACGAGAAAGGGCCAGAATGCGTGTTCTTTCTAAGGCATTCTGCAG ATTGAAGACAACCTTACCGTGGGTCCCAGCAGACACCAAGCTGTCCAAACTGGACACGCTGCGGCTGGCAGCCTCCTACATAGCACACCTGCGGGCGTTGCTGCACGAACCGAGATCTGCGCACACGCCGCCGCATCCACTTAGCTTG GCTTGGCCTTTCGCCTTCCAACACGGTGGCAGCATCAGCTGTTCCATTTCTCAGAGGTGGAACGTGAATCAAGGTAATGAAAGCAGCCGAATGGAAACTCAACAAAGGCCTTGTAACGTCCCGAACGGGGCTTGCAATGAGAATTACACCCAAGACTATTGTGAAAACGAATATGAAGAGAGGTGCTATGAGGACCTGACGAAGGAATCATGTGGCCAAGTGCAATACTGCGAGTATGGGTATaacgaaaattattataatatgagaaattag
- the LOC106135019 gene encoding esterase E4: protein MDTFTGSRKITGNEDCLYLNVYTPELPSKVSSPRPVMVYIHGGGFAQGNGTDHDQVNLHGNFVERGIVVVSLNYRLGVLGFLSLDLKEASGNMGLKDQCLALKWVKKNINKFGGNPNDVTIYGISAGAASVEYQMVSPMSRGLFHKAIAQSGSSMSPWSQNNIVKKMSRKISHLKGKNFSDDAAMVQYLKGMPIEDLITTAEEVFATEEKLDGFLFGFCPCIEKPNGWQAFLEESEYELLKRGDFANVPYMASFCSREGAVIAGVAPKTLKTIVTDKNFGDLLKTYFPMNELTAAEYNAKFKSVYLSLNASSEPDSFAIDFFSDFDFSAGIYLSAKLMSKYNKSVYLYEFAYEGNLAMTKLLKTPTYKGTYHGDDWGYIVKYAEQLAGIQPSRDDEVTRQRLLAFFTNFIKYGKPTTEVNEVITTHWEPVEYSNVKYLVIDQDLKMKSEPLKERMRLFEELYEKYFGK, encoded by the exons ATGGATACTTTCACTGGTTCGAGAAAAATAACTGGGAACGAGGACTGCTTGTATTTGAACGTGTATACTCCTGAACTTCCTTCCAAGGTTTCATCTCCACGACCGGTTATGGTATATATACATGGAGGAGGTTTCGCTCAAGGAAATGGAACAGATCATGATCAGGTCAATTTACACGGAAATTTCGTAGAAAGGGGCATAGTCGTTGTATCTTTAAATTATAGACTTGGAGTTCTAGGATTCTTGAGTCTGGACCTTAAAGAAGCATCAGGAAATATGGGATTAAAAGATCAATGTCTTGCACTCAAGtgggttaaaaaaaatataaataaatttggtgGTAACCCCAATGACGTAACTATTTATGGAATAAGCGCCGGGGCTGCATCGGTGGAATATCAAATGGTTTCACCAATGTCTAGAGGGCTTTTCCATAAAGCAATTGCTCAATCTGGTTCATCAATGTCACCGTGGTCTCAAAATAATATAGTGAAAAAAATGAGTCGTAAAATTTCTCATTTGAAGGGCAAAAACTTTTCAGACGATGCTGCGATGGTACAATACTTAAAAGGAATGCCTATCGAAGATTTGATTACTACAGCAGAAGAAGTATTTGCTACCGAAGAGAAGCTTGATGGTTTTCTGTTCGGATTCTGTCCGTGTATAGAGAAACCAAACGGATGGCAAGCGTTTTTAGAAGAATCAGAATATGAACTGCTCAAGCGAGGCGACTTCGCTAATGTGCCATATATGGCCTCCTTCTGCTCGCGTGAGGGTGCCGTTATAGCAGGCGTTGCTccaaaaacattgaaaacTATAGTGACTGACAAGAATTTCGGGGATCTtttgaaaacatattttccAATGAACGAACTCACGGCCGCCGAATATAACGCCAAATTTAAATCAGTTTATTTGTCACTAAACGCAAGTTCCGAGCCCGATTCATTTGCTATAGACTTTTTCTCAGATTTTGACTTTTCTGCTGGAATTTATCTATCAGCTAAATTGAtgtctaaatataataaatctgtatatttatatgaatttgcTTATGAAGGCAATTTGGCTATGACTAAGTTGCTAAAGACCCCTACTTATAAAGGTACTTATCATGGGGACGACTGGGGATACATTGTGAAGTACGCTGAGCAACTTGCTGGCATTCAGCCGTCGCGGGACGATGAAGTAACTCGTCAAAGGCTACTCGCATTCTTTaccaatttcatcaaatatgG aaaacCAACTACGGAGGTGAATGAAGTCATCACCACGCACTGGGAGCCGGTTGAGTACTCCAACGTTAAGTACCTGGTGATAGATCAAGACCTAAAGATGAAAAGCGAGCCTCTCAAAGAAAGAATGCGGTTGTTTGAAGAATTGTACGAGAAATATTTTGGGAAATAA
- the LOC132902227 gene encoding uncharacterized protein LOC132902227, whose product MCNTSEHFQLYTCPAFKSLSPKNRLEFIKSKVGCVNCLSLTHSVSKCNSKYKCRQCGKSHHSLLHLDSSSNKNSPSASFRDSFTKAIIQDSAVSAETGTENCASTSAASMPVISKDREHVSLCARSPDLTNVLPCTTLTCHNRTEVVLSTASIYAYNNEKNIKETVRCLIDNASQNNLITLNCCKKLNLKIIPLSNSTLKGVGLTSRPVIGYAHFTISAKNNKHTFNLTALVIDCITDRLPIDYIDTSIVRHLVNIPLADPFWHIPGEIEIVLGAKLFPFLLLSGKVIAPPAPPAIETVFGFVFMGDAAANTASSVIGDITAIPSSSTASFLTCFEKGIEASLSKFWELEEVPVNKFLSRTDEECEQIYSSTVSRNSSGRYCTVLPFAKDPSSLGNSYTVAHRRLLALERRLSDTDLRVSYNAAIMDYINNKYLDPVLPSDESDGGYIIPHHPVVRLDKQTTKVRVVLDASAQCHNGVSLNDILHTGPNLQADLFLLLLNFRLFPVALTADIRQMYLQILVTEEHQKYQKILFRFDPSEPIRMFKFNRVTFGLRSSPFVAMRTVRQLCNDERSNFPVAAAIAEKELYMDDLASSILNESDAVEASTQLIKMFKSGGFDLVKWSSNSKMVLDNIPLPLRLSQQVEFDKSASLKILGLEWQPESDTFVFKINNDDRSCTKRSILSSIARLWDVLGFAAPVIVYAKLLIKELWLQKVGWDEAPPTNISAMFIKFREQLPLLANLKIPRHLAVAQGSRVNIVAFADASMKAYGCVVFLHVTDPTGNICVRLVCAKSKVAPVKVVSLARLELCAAVIMSKLTKLVYDTYSARTPIDNVYAFSDSKIALSWIHSSPHRWNIFVSNRVAKCHENLEPKNFFHVAGVQNPADCLSRGLLPEQLLTHKLWWNGPEWLITPVLQWPIESFQPEKCEDLPEFNSKTLVATASRGIELSPLCSLSCKVSSWNKLLRIIVYILRFVRLLPRSKRLETSHIITAENYLLRSVQIAHFTHVIKDLKKGNIPSAPLNKLDLFISEDKLIRIGGRLANSNLPFEAKHPILLPKHDNVTYLIIDYFHRVHCHTGAALLSSLIRQKYWIISSRSVIRQRVHNCNFCFKNSPSHPTPKMANLPAFRVQETEAFVHTGVDYAGPINITICRRRGQRSQKAYICLFICLVTKAVHIELASDLSSITFLSAFKRFISRRGPVSHLYSDNGTNFVGAKSHLNELYNFLLSSDYNDLLSSELVNRRIEWHMSPPRAPHFGGIWESNIKSLKTHLYRIIGNQLLTYEELLTVLTQIETIMNSRPLCVLQEEPHLESLTPAHFIMASPLQYLPLTPVSSTPLVTRKSLLDQMIRSYWKRWHLEYLNNLQVRQKWLKDVTNVKIGTVVLIHEDNVPPLRWPLGIIEKTYPGADGTVRVALVKTQNGFLKRPIVKLSPLPSQ is encoded by the coding sequence ATGTGTAATACGTCTGAACACTTTCAGCTTTATACTTGCCCCGCATTCAAATCTTTGTCACCGAAAAATCgccttgaatttattaaatcgaaAGTAGGGTGTGTAAACTGCCTTAGCTTGACACATTCCGTGTCAAAATGTAATTCGAAGTataaatgtagacaatgtggtAAAAGTCATCATTCTTTGTTGCATTTAGATTCATCCTCAAATAAAAACTCACCTTCTGCGTCATTTCGAGATTCGTTCACCAAGGCAATCATACAAGACAGCGCTGTTTCGGCTGAAACTGGTACAGAGAATTGCGCCTCCACCTCCGCGGCATCAATGCCCGTTATTAGCAAAGATCGCGAGCACGTATCGCTCTGCGCTCGCTCACCTGACCTAACGAATGTTCTTCCCTGTACCACGTTAACTTGTCATAACCGTACTGAAGTGGTTCTTTCTACCGCCAGTATTTACgcgtataataatgaaaagaatataaaagaaactgtTCGATGTCTTATTGATAATGCTTCACAGAACAATTTGATTACTCTAAACTGTtgcaaaaaacttaatttgaaaattattccgCTGTCAAATTCGACTTTAAAGGGTGTTGGTTTGACTTCCCGGCCGGTTATAGGGTACGCTCATTTTACTATttctgcaaaaaataataaacatacttttaaCTTAACCGCATTAGTCATAGATTGTATTACCGATCGTCTTCCTATAGATTATATTGACACATCTATTGTTAGGCATCTGGTAAACATACCGCTTGCAGATCCATTCTGGCATATTCCTGGTGAAATCGAAATTGTCCTAGGAGCAAAGTTATTCCCATTCTTACTTCTTAGTGGAAAAGTCATTGCACCGCCAGCTCCGCCCGCTATTGAAACTGTTTTCGGATTTGTTTTCATGGGTGACGCCGCTGCTAATACCGCTTCGTCAGTCATTGGCGATATAACCGCAATTCCGTCTTCATCTACCGCTTCATTTCTTACTTGTTTTGAAAAAGGTATAGAAGCCTCTCTTTCTAAATTCTGGGAATTAGAGGAAGTTCCtgtgaataaatttcttaGTCGTACTGATGAAGAATGTGAACAAATATACTCTTCTACAGTCTCTCGCAACTCATCTGGTCGCTATTGCACCGTGTTACCATTTGCTAAGGATCCCAGTAGCTTAGGGAACTCGTACACTGTTGCTCATCGCCGTTTATTGGCACTGGAACGCAGACTTAGCGACACAGATTTACGTGTGAGCTATAACGCCGCTATCATggattacataaataacaaatacttagatCCAGTGTTACCATCGGACGAGTCTGATGGAGGTTATATAATTCCTCACCACCCAGTTGTCAGATTGGACAAACAGACTACTAAAGTCAGGGTTGTTTTGGACGCAAGTGCTCAATGTCATAATGGTGTATCTCTCAATGATATTTTACACACTGGACCCAATCTTCaagctgatttatttttattattacttaattttcgTTTATTTCCAGTAGCTTTAACTGCAGATATAAGGCAGATGTATCTTCAGATACTTGTAACTGAGgaacatcaaaaatatcaaaaaatactctttcGATTTGACCCTTCTGAACCGATTCGTATGTTCAAGTTCAACAGAGTGACGTTTGGACTTAGGTCGAGCCCATTTGTTGCAATGCGCACAGTACGTCAACTTTGTAATGATGAACGTTCTAATTTTCCTGTAGCAGCAGCTATAGCTGAAAAGGAGCTCTACATGGATGATTTAGCtagttcaattttaaatgaatcagATGCTGTCGAAGCTTCCACGcagttgattaaaatgtttaaatcagGTGGTTTTGATTTAGTTAAATGGTCGAGTAACTCTAAAATGGTACTTGATAATATTCCGCTACCGCTAAGACTTTCACAACAAGTAGAATTTGATAAATCCGCTTCTCTTAAAATATTAGGGCTGGAATGGCAGCCGGAGAGTgacacatttgtttttaaaataaataacgatgATCGCTCTTGTACCAAACGTTCTATACTTTCTTCAATCGCCCGCTTATGGGACGTGTTAGGTTTTGCCGCGCCTGTAATTGTTTATGCTAAACTTCTAATTAAAGAACTTTGGCTTCAGAAGGTTGGATGGGATGAAGCACCTCCGACAAATATATCCgctatgtttattaaatttagagaACAATTGCCACTTCttgctaatttaaaaattccccGCCATCTGGCTGTAGCTCAGGGTTCTAGGGTTAATATAGTTGCTTTCGCTGACGCTAGTATGAAAGCGTATGGCTGTGTTGTTTTCTTACATGTTACCGATCCTACTGGTAACATATGTGTCCGCTTGGTTTGTGCAAAGTCAAAGGTTGCGCCAGTCAAAGTAGTTTCACTTGCCCGCTTGGAGCTCTGTGCTGCCGTCATAATGTCTAAACTAACCAAATTGGTCTACGATACTTATTCAGCGCGCACGCCTATAGATAATGTTTATGCTTTTTCAGACTCAAAAATAGCTCTTTCGTGGATTCATTCATCTCCACATCGGTGGAATATTTTTGTCAGCAATCGTGTTGCCAAATGTCACGAGAATCTAGAGCCTAAAAACTTCTTCCACGTCGCCGGAGTTCAGAATCCCGCAGACTGTCTGTCGAGAGGTTTATTACCTGAACAATTACTTACGCACAAATTATGGTGGAACGGTCCTGAATGGTTAATTACGCCTGTACTTCAGTGGCCGATAGAATCTTTTCAGCCTGAAAAATGTGAAGACTTGCCAGAATTTAACAGTAAAACGCTTGTCGCAACCGCTTCTCGTGGTATAGAATTGTCTCCTCTTTGTTCTTTATCGTGCAAAGTTTCTTCATGGAATAAACTGTTAAgaataattgtatatattttacgcTTTGTAAGATTATTGCCCCGCTCTAAAAGGTTAGAGACCTCTCATATAATTACCGCTGAAAACTATTTGCTTCGATCAGTTCAAATCGCTCATTTTACACATGTcataaaagatttgaaaaagGGTAATATTCCTTCTGCCCCGCTTAATAAATTAGACTTATTTATATCGGAAGATAAATTAATCAGAATAGGAGGTCGATTAGCTAATTCAAACTTACCATTCGAAGCGAAACATCCTATTTTACTTCCTAAACATGATAATGTTACTTACTTGATTATAGACTATTTTCACCGCGTACATTGTCATACTGGTGCCGCTCTTCTTAGCTCTTTGATTCGCCAAAAATATTGGATAATATCATCTCGATCTGTTATACGGCAACGAgtacataattgtaatttttgttttaaaaattctcctTCGCATCCAACTCCTAAGATGGCGAATTTACCCGCATTTCGTGTTCAAGAGACAGAGGCTTTCGTTCATACTGGCGTGGATTACGCTGGGCCTATTAACATCACTATTTGTAGACGTCGTGGTCAGCGAAGTCAAAAGGCATATATTtgcctatttatttgtttagtgaCGAAAGCAGTTCATATTGAACTTGCCTCAGATTTATCTTCTATTACATTTCTTTCTGCGTTTAAGAGATTTATATCCCGTAGGGGTCCAGTTTCTCATTTATATTCCGATAATGGAACTAATTTCGTTGGCGCTAAGTCTCATTTGAAtgagctttataattttttactttcttcaGATTATAATGATTTACTCTCAAGCGAGCTTGTAAATCGCCGCATAGAATGGCATATGTCTCCTCCCCGCGCTCCGCATTTTGGAGGAATTTGGgagtcaaatataaaaagtctGAAGACTCATTTGTACCGCATTATTGGCAATCAACTACTTACATATGAAGAGCTTTTAACAGTATTAACACAGATTGAAACAATAATGAATTCACGACCACTCTGCGTATTACAGGAAGAACCGCATCTTGAGTCTTTAACTCCCGCGCACTTTATTATGGCTTCTCCACTACAGTACTTGCCACTTACACCTGTTTCTTCTACGCCGCTAGTTACACGTAAATCGCTTCTCGATCAAATGATTCGCTCATATTGGAAAAGATGGCATTTAGAGTACTTGAATAATTTACAGGTTCGTCAGAAATGGTTGAAAGATGTAACGAACGTCAAAATTGGTACTGTAGTGTTGATACATGAAGATAATGTTCCCCCATTACGATGGCCATTGGGAAtcattgaaaagacttatccAGGTGCAGACGGTACTGTGAGAGTAGCGTTAGTTAAAACTCAAAATGGTTTTCTTAAAAGACCAATCGTTAAATTAAGTCCATTGCCGTCGCAATAA
- the LOC106135017 gene encoding esterase FE4-like — protein MGPIIEINQGKLEGIQGDNEFIFRGIPYAKPPIGRLRFSDPLPPEPWVGIRDATKPCNICSQLGMLATEKKVTGNEDCLYLNICTPELPSASSSPRPVLVFIHGGGFIYGNGTDYEEINLHGSFIERGFVVVTLNYRLGVLGFLSLDLKEAPGNMGLKDQCLALKWVQNNISRFGGNPNDVTIYGISAGAASVEYQVLSPMSRGLFHKAIAQSGSSISPWAHTNIVKKMSRKITALKGKKISNDLEMLKFLREMPIEDLLKTVDKLVIDEETPGGVFFGFCPCIEKPNGWQAFLEESQYELLKRGDFAKVPYLTSFCTREGMIVAKLGPQNLQKLENNKNFGEFLKAYFPMDDVTAAKYDERFKKVYLSLDRFSEPDEFAIEFFSDFDFFAGIYQAAKLMSKHNPRVYFYEFAYDGNLAMVKKALALEGYKGTCHGDDWGYIVKSTEQFKDIKSSKADIIASQRLLSFYTNFIKHGKPITALDDVITTHWEPVTASNMNYLLLNEDMKMENHPYPERMALFEEIYEKYYGK, from the exons ATGGGTCCAATCATAGAGATAAATCAAGGGAAATTAGAGGGAATCCAGGGTGACAACGAGTTTATATTCAGGGGTATCCCCTACGCTAAACCTCCGATTGGTCGATTGAGATTCTCA GATCCTTTACCACCAGAACCATGGGTAGGAATAAGAGATGCCACCAAACCGTGCAACATTTGTTCGCAGTTGGGTATGTTGGCGACTGAAAAAAAGGTCACTGGAAATGAGGATTGTTTATATCTTAACATATGTACTCCTGAGCTTCCATCTGCAAGCTCGTCACCAAGACCTGTTTTAGTATTCATTCATGGAGGAGGGTTTATTTATGGCAATGGAACAGATTATGAGGAAATAAACCTTCATGGTAGTTTTATAGAAAGAGGCTTCGTTGTAGTAACCCTGAACTATAGACTTGGAGTGTTAGGATTCTTAAGTTTGGATCTGAAAGAAGCTCCAGGAAACATGGGGTTAAAAGATCAATGTCTTGCACTCAAGTGGGTTCAAAACAACATAAGTAGGTTTGGCGGTAACCCCAACGATGTGACCATTTACGGGATAAGTGCGGGAGCAGCCTCGGTGGAATATCAGGTGCTTTCACCAATGTCTCGAGGGCTTTTTCATAAAGCGATTGCGCAGTCCGGTTCATCAATTTCACCATGGGCACACACCAATATCGTGAAAAAAATGAGTCGTAAAATTACAGCATTAAAAgggaaaaaaatatcgaaCGATCTTGAGATGTTAAAGTTCCTTAGAGAAATGCCAATCGAAGATTTACTGAAAACTGTTGATAAACTAGTGATAGATGAGGAGACGCCTGGTGGTGTTTTCTTTGGGTTTTGTCCATGCATAGAGAAACCAAATGGTTGGCAGGCGTTCTTAGAGGAATCACAGTACGAACTACTCAAAAGAGGTGATTTTGCAAAAGTACCATACCTGACCTCCTTTTGCACTCGAGAGGGTATGATTGTTGCAAAATTAGGTccacaaaatttacaaaagttgGAGAATAATAAGAATTTTGGTGAATTTTTGAAAGCATATTTTCCAATGGATGACGTCACGGCTGCTAAATACGACGAAAGGTTCAAAAAAGTTTACTTATCACTAGACAGATTTTCGGAGCCTGATGAATTTGCTATTGAATTTTTCTCTGATTTTGACTTTTTTGCGGGAATTTATCAAGCTGCGAAGTTGATGTCTAAGCATAATCCGCGCGTGTATTTCTATGAGTTTGCATACGATGGCAATTTGGCTATGGTAAAGAAAGCCTTAGCCCTGGAAGGCTACAAAGGTACTTGTCACGGAGACGATTGGGGATACATCGTTAAGAGTACTGAGCAGTTTAAGGATATAAAATCCTCTAAAGCAGACATCATAGCTTCACAGAGACTGTTGTCGTTCTAcactaattttattaaacacgG AAAACCGATTACTGCACTAGATGATGTTATAACCACGCACTGGGAACCGGTCACAGCGTCTAACATGAACTACCTTCTGCTAAACGAAGACATGAAGATGGAAAATCATCCGTATCCCGAAAGAATGGCACTCTTCGAAGAAATATACGAAAAGTATTACGGGAAATAA